The proteins below come from a single Streptomyces sp. MRC013 genomic window:
- a CDS encoding acyl-CoA carboxylase epsilon subunit — translation MIKVVRGNPTPEELAAALAVVRARAAAAAAGAAGPAPRPADAWSAPARIARSLPPSPGPRSWTRSYWPA, via the coding sequence ATGATCAAGGTCGTACGGGGCAACCCGACCCCCGAGGAGCTCGCCGCCGCCCTGGCCGTGGTCAGGGCTCGCGCCGCGGCGGCGGCCGCCGGGGCCGCGGGCCCGGCGCCGCGGCCCGCGGACGCCTGGTCCGCGCCCGCGCGCATCGCGCGGAGCCTGCCGCCGTCCCCGGGGCCGCGGTCCTGGACGCGGAGCTACTGGCCGGCGTAG
- a CDS encoding biotin carboxylase N-terminal domain-containing protein — translation MRKVLIANRGEIAVRVARACRDAGIASVAVYADPDRDALHVRAADEAFALGGDTPAASYLDIAKVLRAAKDSGADAVHPGYGFLSENAEFAQAVIDAGLTWIGPPPQAIRDLGDKVAARHIAQRAGAPLVAGTPDPVSGAEEVVAFAREHGLPIAIKAAFGGGGRGLKVARTLEEVPELYDSAVREAVAAFGRGECFVERYLDRPRHVETQCLADTHGNVVVVSTRDCSLQRRHQKLVEEAPAPFLTEEQNAELYRASKAILKEAGYVGAGTVEFLVGNDGTISFLEVNTRLQVEHPVTEEVTGIDLVREMFRIADGEELGYGDPEIRGHSFEFRINGEDPGRGFLPAPGTVTVFDPPTGPGVRLDAGVESGSVIGPAWDSLLAKLVITGATRQQALERARRALAEFRVEGMATAIPFHRAVVADPAFAPQEGPFAIHTRWIETEFVNEIKPFAAPAEAEEEETGRETVVVEVGGKRLEVSLPTSLGMSLARTGLAAGARPKRRAKKKAASAASGDTLASPMQGTIVKVAVEEGQQVDEGDLIVVLEAMKMEQPLNAHRSGTVKGLAAEVGASVTSGAVICEIKD, via the coding sequence GTGCGCAAGGTGCTCATCGCCAACCGTGGCGAAATCGCTGTCCGTGTCGCCCGTGCCTGCCGGGACGCCGGGATCGCGAGCGTAGCCGTCTACGCCGATCCGGATCGGGACGCCCTGCACGTCCGTGCGGCGGACGAGGCGTTCGCCCTGGGCGGTGACACCCCGGCGGCCAGTTACCTGGACATCGCGAAGGTGCTCCGGGCGGCGAAGGACTCGGGGGCCGACGCGGTCCACCCGGGGTACGGCTTCCTGTCGGAGAACGCCGAGTTCGCCCAGGCCGTCATCGACGCCGGGCTGACCTGGATCGGCCCGCCCCCGCAGGCGATCCGGGACCTGGGCGACAAGGTGGCCGCCCGCCACATCGCCCAGCGGGCCGGGGCGCCGCTGGTGGCCGGGACGCCCGACCCGGTCTCGGGGGCCGAGGAGGTCGTGGCGTTCGCCCGGGAGCACGGGCTGCCCATCGCGATCAAGGCCGCGTTCGGCGGCGGCGGGCGCGGGCTGAAGGTGGCCCGGACCCTGGAGGAGGTCCCGGAGCTGTACGACTCCGCCGTCCGCGAGGCGGTCGCGGCCTTCGGCCGGGGCGAGTGCTTCGTGGAGCGCTACCTCGACCGGCCCCGGCACGTGGAGACGCAGTGCCTGGCCGACACCCACGGCAACGTCGTGGTGGTCTCCACCCGCGACTGCTCCCTGCAGCGCCGCCACCAGAAGCTGGTGGAGGAGGCTCCCGCGCCGTTCCTGACCGAGGAGCAGAACGCCGAGCTGTACCGGGCGTCGAAGGCCATCCTGAAGGAGGCCGGGTACGTCGGCGCCGGCACGGTGGAGTTCCTGGTCGGCAACGACGGCACGATCTCCTTCCTGGAGGTCAACACCCGGCTGCAGGTCGAGCACCCGGTCACCGAGGAGGTCACCGGCATCGACCTGGTGCGGGAGATGTTCCGCATCGCCGACGGCGAGGAGCTGGGCTACGGCGACCCGGAGATCCGCGGCCACTCCTTCGAGTTCCGCATCAACGGCGAGGACCCGGGGCGGGGCTTCCTGCCCGCGCCCGGCACCGTCACCGTCTTCGACCCGCCCACCGGCCCGGGCGTGCGCCTGGACGCGGGCGTGGAGTCCGGCAGCGTCATCGGCCCGGCCTGGGACTCGCTGCTGGCCAAGCTGGTCATCACCGGCGCCACCCGGCAGCAGGCGCTGGAGCGCGCGCGCCGCGCGCTGGCGGAGTTCCGCGTCGAGGGCATGGCCACCGCCATCCCCTTCCACCGGGCGGTCGTGGCCGACCCGGCGTTCGCCCCGCAGGAGGGCCCCTTCGCCATCCACACCCGGTGGATCGAGACGGAGTTCGTCAACGAGATCAAGCCGTTCGCCGCCCCGGCCGAAGCCGAGGAGGAGGAGACCGGCCGCGAGACGGTCGTGGTCGAGGTCGGCGGCAAGCGCCTGGAGGTGTCGCTGCCCACCTCCCTCGGCATGAGCCTGGCCCGCACCGGCCTGGCGGCCGGCGCCCGGCCCAAGCGCCGCGCGAAGAAGAAGGCCGCCTCGGCCGCCTCCGGCGACACCCTGGCCTCCCCGATGCAGGGCACCATCGTCAAGGTCGCCGTCGAGGAGGGCCAGCAGGTCGACGAGGGCGACCTGATCGTGGTCCTGGAGGCCATGAAGATGGAGCAGCCCCTCAACGCCCACCGCTCCGGCACGGTCAAGGGCCTGGCCGCCGAGGTCGGCGCCTCCGTCACCTCCGGCGCCGTGATCTGCGAGATCAAGGACTGA
- a CDS encoding nucleoside triphosphate pyrophosphatase: MTAQRRVVLASASPARLGLLRQAGFSPEVVVSGFDESSVTAPTPAELALALAEAKASLVAARPEVSGALVIGCDSVLELDGRALGKPADAEEAVARWKSMRGRVGVLQTGHCVHDTAAKRYVSATASTLVRFGDPTDEEIAAYVASGEPLNVAGAFTLDGRSAPFVDGVDGDPGNVIGLSLPLLRRLLRRLDVSVTDLWA, encoded by the coding sequence ATGACTGCCCAGCGCCGTGTCGTCCTCGCCTCCGCCTCCCCCGCCCGCCTCGGACTGCTGCGCCAGGCCGGGTTCTCCCCCGAGGTCGTCGTCAGCGGCTTCGACGAGAGCAGCGTGACCGCCCCGACCCCCGCCGAGCTGGCCCTCGCGCTCGCCGAGGCGAAGGCGTCGCTGGTGGCCGCCCGGCCCGAGGTGTCGGGCGCGCTGGTGATCGGCTGCGACTCGGTGCTGGAGCTGGACGGCAGGGCGCTGGGCAAGCCCGCCGACGCCGAGGAGGCCGTCGCCCGCTGGAAGTCCATGCGCGGCCGGGTCGGCGTCCTGCAGACCGGTCACTGCGTCCACGACACGGCGGCGAAGCGGTACGTCTCCGCGACCGCGTCCACGCTGGTGCGCTTCGGCGACCCGACGGACGAGGAGATCGCCGCGTACGTCGCCAGCGGCGAGCCGCTGAACGTGGCGGGCGCGTTCACCCTCGACGGACGCTCGGCGCCGTTCGTCGACGGCGTCGACGGCGACCCGGGCAACGTCATCGGCCTGTCGCTGCCGCTGCTGCGCCGCCTCCTGCGCCGGCTGGACGTGTCCGTCACCGACCTGTGGGCGTAG
- a CDS encoding recombinase family protein, whose product MPSADIHIGYAHCSILGQELDSQLDALAKHGIPRDKILSEKISTRVRVRPRFEEALRTARDVKGHASRCRVVFTVYEMKRLGRDAAEFTALADHLTAHGLVLEMFVGPLLGIYDPTGPGKLLFAFFAAMARTGRENIRESTLEGLDAAARKGRHGDRPPVITDDMLHTVLRRRAGGESVEQIQPDLIVPTGKRKGQNPSVASIYRALAEHAKCEAYPKTVEQAHADFAAFQFGGALPEPRTRAEAAATR is encoded by the coding sequence CTGCCGAGCGCGGACATCCACATCGGCTACGCCCACTGCTCGATTCTCGGCCAGGAACTCGACTCCCAGCTCGACGCGCTCGCCAAGCACGGCATCCCCCGTGACAAGATCCTCAGCGAGAAGATCAGCACCCGGGTACGGGTCCGCCCCCGGTTCGAGGAGGCCCTCCGTACGGCGCGGGATGTCAAGGGTCACGCCTCGCGCTGCCGGGTCGTCTTCACCGTCTACGAGATGAAGCGCCTCGGCCGCGACGCCGCCGAGTTCACCGCGCTCGCCGACCACCTCACCGCCCACGGCCTGGTCCTGGAGATGTTCGTCGGACCCCTGCTCGGCATCTACGACCCCACCGGCCCCGGCAAGCTGCTGTTCGCGTTCTTCGCCGCGATGGCAAGGACCGGGCGGGAGAACATCCGCGAGTCGACGCTCGAAGGGCTCGACGCCGCCGCCCGCAAGGGCAGGCACGGCGACCGGCCGCCGGTCATCACCGACGACATGCTCCACACCGTGCTGCGGCGCCGCGCGGGCGGCGAGTCCGTCGAGCAGATCCAGCCCGACCTGATCGTCCCCACCGGCAAGCGCAAGGGTCAGAACCCCTCCGTCGCCAGTATCTACCGGGCGCTGGCCGAGCACGCCAAGTGCGAGGCGTACCCGAAAACCGTCGAGCAGGCCCACGCCGACTTCGCCGCCTTCCAGTTTGGCGGCGCGCTTCCCGAACCCCGTACCAGGGCAGAGGCTGCGGCGACACGTTGA
- a CDS encoding ABC transporter ATP-binding protein, translating into MRLQDVSHTVADRVLFDGLSLHVMAGESVAVMGPSGSGKTTLLSVLLGLIKPRNGLVEVAGMDLSSMGTSARARHRASHVGMVFQFGELLPELTAMENVMLAAMLAGRKRRRSQNGARQLLDDLGIKHPDEPVGTMSGGERQRVAIARAVVNRPSLVLADEPTGALDAANRDHVAELLHALPGQWGCGVVVVTHDESVARRADRVLTFSRGRLWGNAVMARPLTRQLLAIGMAASRAGEGHRLRVAALLLATVVWCLAVGAGAIAYVTGQTSDERALARGPRFTAVHPAERQTAWWKERGDTVGGIQHRVVFVEPLAPTAEVPPGLKAWPAPGQAVLSPALAEAGEAVTSRYGEDAGRISPAGLVWPGERLAYVRPAPSRGEWAEEDRISGFGGAYRFDDDWVVDPGGFAVVVAAFVGLPAAVLVAAAARAGSEKRDARSRVVHALGGTRRHMMLLAVGETVGPVAIGTVLVSALLVLASTADMTVPVTGWTVESSMVRSRLGVILTVVWLAAVLVAVSAAAVSRRSDGRSVRAPVARKPRRRGPVLCTVGIVMAVPMEVGPLAPNYRTSLLQYAAGIGLALWFLPSVVAWITTRWGRWLADGARLRAGRLVAGRWLAAYPGVVVRLVAAVVVGVGLVSQVQLWSSRGSNDTARAQAVYDELGSSVLMVSARTGAVDGLDEFSADLGSSRGVFSLGADPAENVVLTGSCRAWTLVSQRCPIGKERWNASTSDARLAAVAKWGAGHQSLVMASGRPAAHDEVLRLVVVSSMTDRDAAGDIKRAAYRHLGMAPYSTVIAGSHVDGALRYGVITQWTLVLGAVGVVVLALAAAVAALDAFAVVAGRMVPISVLSGEKSVFRTTAWWYLSVPFGLAGVLAVAVASVLGYPMVAKGGAVWSGGFTWGVAVGTLALGAVVGAVGARLVAARARAGLPSGD; encoded by the coding sequence GTGCGGCTGCAGGACGTGTCCCACACGGTCGCGGACCGGGTGTTGTTCGATGGTTTGAGTCTGCACGTCATGGCTGGGGAGTCAGTGGCCGTGATGGGGCCGAGCGGGAGCGGGAAGACCACGCTCCTGTCGGTTCTCTTGGGCTTGATCAAGCCCAGGAACGGCTTGGTTGAAGTTGCGGGCATGGACCTGTCGTCAATGGGGACATCCGCGAGGGCGCGCCATCGCGCCAGTCACGTTGGCATGGTTTTTCAGTTCGGTGAATTACTCCCGGAACTGACGGCGATGGAGAATGTCATGCTCGCCGCGATGCTTGCCGGCAGGAAACGTCGACGGAGTCAGAATGGCGCACGCCAACTCCTCGACGACCTCGGCATCAAGCACCCGGATGAGCCTGTGGGAACCATGTCCGGCGGGGAGCGTCAGCGCGTAGCCATCGCACGCGCCGTTGTCAACCGACCCTCACTCGTCCTTGCCGACGAGCCGACTGGTGCACTCGATGCAGCCAACCGTGACCACGTTGCCGAACTCCTTCACGCGCTCCCCGGCCAATGGGGATGTGGAGTGGTCGTCGTCACCCATGACGAGAGCGTGGCCCGGAGAGCTGACCGGGTGCTGACGTTCAGTCGAGGCCGCCTTTGGGGAAACGCCGTGATGGCCCGCCCGCTGACACGCCAACTCCTTGCCATCGGGATGGCGGCCTCAAGGGCAGGTGAAGGACACCGGTTGCGTGTGGCCGCGCTCCTGCTGGCCACCGTGGTGTGGTGTCTTGCTGTAGGGGCGGGTGCGATCGCCTACGTGACGGGGCAAACCAGCGACGAGAGGGCCCTGGCCCGCGGCCCGCGATTCACCGCCGTCCACCCCGCGGAGCGGCAAACCGCTTGGTGGAAGGAGCGAGGCGATACGGTGGGGGGGATTCAGCACCGCGTGGTGTTCGTCGAGCCCCTCGCCCCGACTGCTGAAGTACCGCCCGGTCTTAAGGCTTGGCCAGCGCCAGGTCAAGCGGTGCTGTCCCCAGCACTCGCAGAAGCCGGTGAAGCCGTTACTAGCCGCTACGGCGAAGATGCGGGGCGCATAAGCCCTGCCGGGCTGGTGTGGCCCGGTGAACGTCTCGCGTACGTACGGCCTGCGCCTTCGCGGGGTGAGTGGGCAGAAGAAGATCGAATCTCCGGTTTTGGTGGCGCCTACCGGTTTGACGACGACTGGGTGGTCGACCCAGGCGGATTCGCCGTGGTCGTAGCAGCCTTCGTCGGCCTCCCTGCGGCCGTGCTCGTCGCGGCTGCCGCGCGTGCCGGTTCGGAAAAGCGTGACGCCAGGAGTCGGGTCGTGCACGCTCTCGGCGGTACGCGCCGTCACATGATGCTGCTGGCAGTTGGTGAGACCGTCGGCCCTGTGGCAATTGGCACGGTCTTGGTAAGCGCCCTTCTCGTGCTGGCTTCCACGGCTGACATGACTGTGCCCGTTACCGGGTGGACTGTGGAATCGAGCATGGTTCGCTCCCGGTTGGGGGTGATCTTGACCGTAGTATGGCTCGCCGCGGTCTTGGTCGCCGTGTCAGCCGCCGCGGTGTCCCGCAGGAGTGACGGTCGCAGCGTTCGGGCCCCGGTGGCCCGTAAGCCGCGTCGGCGGGGGCCGGTTCTGTGCACAGTGGGCATCGTCATGGCGGTACCGATGGAGGTCGGACCACTCGCGCCGAATTACCGCACCAGCCTGCTGCAGTACGCGGCCGGTATCGGATTGGCGCTCTGGTTCCTCCCCAGCGTCGTGGCCTGGATCACGACGCGGTGGGGGAGGTGGTTGGCCGACGGCGCACGCCTACGTGCCGGCCGCCTGGTTGCCGGGCGTTGGCTGGCAGCGTACCCGGGCGTCGTGGTGAGGCTGGTGGCTGCCGTGGTGGTCGGGGTTGGACTGGTAAGCCAAGTACAGCTGTGGAGCAGCCGGGGATCGAACGACACTGCGCGCGCGCAGGCGGTTTACGACGAGTTGGGTTCGAGCGTGCTGATGGTGTCTGCGCGCACCGGGGCCGTGGACGGGCTTGACGAGTTCTCCGCCGACCTGGGCTCTTCTCGCGGAGTTTTCTCCCTGGGGGCTGATCCAGCGGAAAACGTCGTACTGACCGGATCGTGCCGAGCCTGGACCCTGGTGAGTCAGCGGTGTCCCATCGGTAAGGAACGGTGGAACGCGTCGACAAGTGATGCCAGGTTGGCAGCGGTGGCCAAGTGGGGGGCCGGCCACCAATCTCTCGTCATGGCGTCGGGGAGACCGGCGGCGCATGACGAAGTGCTGCGCTTGGTCGTCGTTTCCTCGATGACCGATCGTGATGCCGCGGGAGACATCAAGCGGGCGGCATATCGGCATCTGGGAATGGCTCCGTACTCCACCGTGATCGCCGGCAGTCATGTCGACGGAGCACTACGTTACGGCGTGATTACCCAGTGGACGCTCGTCTTGGGTGCGGTGGGCGTGGTGGTGCTGGCGCTGGCTGCGGCCGTGGCCGCCCTCGATGCATTTGCTGTGGTAGCGGGCCGAATGGTGCCGATCAGCGTGTTGTCCGGAGAAAAGAGCGTCTTCCGAACCACTGCCTGGTGGTACCTGAGTGTGCCATTCGGGCTGGCAGGTGTACTGGCTGTCGCGGTCGCGTCGGTGCTCGGCTACCCCATGGTGGCCAAGGGCGGTGCAGTGTGGTCCGGAGGATTCACTTGGGGGGTTGCAGTGGGCACGCTCGCATTGGGCGCAGTCGTGGGCGCAGTGGGAGCACGATTGGTAGCGGCGCGGGCGCGTGCTGGGCTGCCCTCGGGGGACTGA
- a CDS encoding NAD(P)H-quinone dehydrogenase: protein MTRIVIIGGGPGGYEAALVGAQLGAEVTVVDRDGLGGASVLTDCVPSKTLIATAEVMTTFDSSYEELGIIVADDTPYEEQAARVVGVDLGKVNRRVKRLALAQSHDITASVTRAGARVVRGRGRLDGPQELDGSRRVVVTAEDGTEETLTADAVLVATGGHPREIPDARPDGERILNWTQVYDLDELPEELIVVGSGVTGAEFAGAYQALGSRVTLVSSRDRVLPGEDPDAAAVLEDVFRRRGMNVMARSRAQSAKRVGDRVEVTLADGRVISGTHCLMAVGAVPNTAGMGLEEAGVRLRDSGHVRTDRVSRTSAPGVYAAGDVTGVFALASVAAQQGRIAMYHFLGETVAPLDLKTVSSNVFTDPEIATVGYTQADVDAGRIDARAVKLPLLRNPRAKMQGIRDGFVKLFCRPGTGIVVGGCVVAPRASELIHPISIAVDNNLTVEQIANAFTVYPSLSGSIAEVARQLHARKPTAEA, encoded by the coding sequence GTGACCCGGATCGTGATCATCGGTGGCGGACCCGGCGGATACGAGGCGGCCCTGGTGGGCGCCCAGCTCGGCGCGGAGGTGACCGTCGTCGACCGCGACGGCCTCGGCGGGGCGTCCGTCCTGACGGACTGCGTCCCTTCGAAGACCCTCATCGCGACGGCCGAGGTCATGACGACCTTCGACTCCTCCTACGAGGAGCTGGGCATCATCGTCGCCGACGACACCCCCTACGAGGAGCAGGCCGCCCGCGTCGTCGGCGTCGACCTCGGCAAGGTGAACCGCCGGGTGAAGCGCCTCGCGCTCGCCCAGTCGCACGACATCACCGCCTCCGTCACCCGCGCCGGCGCCCGCGTGGTGCGCGGCCGCGGCCGCCTCGACGGACCGCAGGAGCTCGACGGCTCGCGCCGCGTCGTCGTCACCGCCGAGGACGGCACGGAGGAGACCCTCACCGCCGACGCCGTGCTCGTCGCGACCGGCGGCCACCCCCGCGAGATCCCCGACGCCCGGCCCGACGGCGAGCGCATCCTCAACTGGACGCAGGTGTACGACCTCGACGAGCTGCCCGAGGAGCTCATCGTGGTCGGCTCCGGCGTGACCGGCGCCGAGTTCGCCGGCGCGTACCAGGCGCTCGGCTCGCGCGTCACGCTCGTCTCCTCCCGCGACCGCGTCCTGCCCGGCGAGGACCCGGACGCGGCGGCCGTCCTGGAGGACGTGTTCCGGCGCCGCGGCATGAACGTCATGGCCCGCTCCCGCGCCCAGTCGGCGAAGCGCGTCGGCGACCGCGTGGAGGTCACGCTCGCGGACGGGCGGGTCATCTCCGGCACGCACTGCCTGATGGCGGTCGGCGCCGTGCCCAACACGGCCGGCATGGGCCTGGAGGAGGCGGGCGTCCGTCTCAGGGACTCCGGCCACGTCCGGACCGACAGGGTGTCCCGCACGTCCGCGCCCGGGGTGTACGCGGCCGGCGACGTGACCGGGGTGTTCGCCCTGGCGTCGGTCGCCGCCCAGCAGGGCCGCATCGCGATGTACCACTTCCTCGGCGAGACGGTCGCGCCGCTGGACCTGAAGACGGTCTCCTCGAACGTCTTCACCGATCCCGAGATCGCCACCGTCGGCTACACGCAGGCCGACGTCGACGCGGGGAGGATCGACGCCCGGGCGGTCAAGCTGCCGCTGCTGCGCAACCCGCGCGCGAAGATGCAGGGCATCCGGGACGGCTTCGTGAAGCTCTTCTGCCGTCCGGGCACGGGCATCGTCGTCGGCGGCTGCGTCGTCGCGCCGCGGGCGAGCGAGCTGATCCACCCGATCTCGATCGCGGTCGACAACAACCTGACGGTCGAGCAGATCGCGAACGCCTTCACCGTGTACCCGTCGCTGTCGGGATCGATCGCCGAAGTGGCACGGCAGTTGCACGCCCGGAAGCCCACCGCGGAGGCGTGA
- a CDS encoding helix-turn-helix transcriptional regulator, producing MRTDDTPGAGRLLREWRLRRKLSQLDLALRAETSTRHLSCVETGRARPSREMLLRLAEHLEVPLRDRNGLLLAAGYAPAYRESPLDGGRMAMARAALRTMLLRHEPYPAAAVDGVWNVVDRNRAMSVLLGSVPAHLTESGGNVMRLILHPDGLAPRCVNFAEVRAHALGRLRHQVAATGRPELRELYEEVSAYPPPPGPEPAPEPVDPVGIAVPLRVRTPYGVMSFFSVIATFGAPADVTLSELAVETFFPVDEETEDRLRAFAADR from the coding sequence GTGAGGACCGACGACACGCCCGGTGCGGGGCGGTTGCTGCGCGAGTGGCGGTTGCGCCGGAAGCTCAGCCAGCTCGACCTGGCCCTGAGGGCGGAGACGTCCACGCGGCACCTGTCCTGCGTGGAGACCGGCCGCGCCCGTCCCAGCCGGGAGATGCTGCTCCGGCTCGCCGAGCACCTGGAGGTGCCGCTGCGCGACCGCAACGGCCTGCTGCTGGCGGCCGGTTACGCCCCCGCCTACCGGGAGAGTCCGCTGGACGGCGGGCGGATGGCGATGGCCCGCGCGGCGCTGAGGACGATGTTGCTGCGCCACGAGCCCTACCCGGCCGCCGCCGTGGACGGCGTGTGGAACGTCGTCGACCGCAACCGCGCGATGTCCGTCCTGCTCGGCTCCGTACCGGCGCACCTGACGGAGTCGGGCGGCAACGTGATGCGCCTGATCCTCCACCCGGACGGCCTGGCCCCGCGGTGCGTGAACTTCGCGGAGGTCCGCGCGCACGCGCTGGGCCGCCTGCGCCACCAGGTCGCCGCCACCGGCCGCCCCGAGCTGCGGGAGCTGTACGAGGAGGTGTCCGCGTACCCGCCGCCGCCCGGCCCGGAGCCGGCACCGGAGCCGGTCGACCCGGTGGGGATCGCGGTGCCGCTGCGCGTCCGCACGCCGTACGGGGTGATGTCCTTCTTCAGCGTGATCGCCACGTTCGGCGCGCCCGCGGACGTGACGCTCTCCGAACTGGCCGTGGAGACGTTCTTCCCGGTGGACGAGGAGACCGAGGACCGCCTGCGCGCCTTCGCGGCCGACCGGTGA
- a CDS encoding DUF2690 domain-containing protein has protein sequence MTTNDTSDNSATSPEPESPPPTRGGRNRRNSATTLAYAVAVVGAVAAAFVTPLGDHLMKGFLDEPTCPGEACEGKNPQNQGCGEDARTYKPAVGNPALLQLRYSEDCQAVWARVERGSPGDLVTVEATGGAKRTAQIEYGDDKFTSMVSVGDGEFQVTACAVPKTGGKSTYEHYCIHATEATAWR, from the coding sequence ATGACGACGAACGACACCAGCGACAACTCCGCAACCTCCCCCGAACCCGAGTCACCACCGCCCACACGCGGTGGGCGGAACAGGCGCAACAGCGCGACAACACTGGCCTACGCCGTGGCGGTCGTCGGTGCCGTGGCAGCTGCCTTCGTGACCCCTCTCGGAGATCACCTGATGAAGGGCTTCCTCGACGAACCGACCTGTCCGGGTGAAGCCTGCGAGGGGAAGAACCCTCAGAACCAGGGATGCGGCGAAGATGCACGTACCTACAAGCCCGCCGTCGGCAACCCGGCCCTTCTCCAGCTCCGCTACAGCGAGGACTGCCAGGCGGTATGGGCGCGCGTCGAACGCGGGAGCCCGGGGGATCTGGTCACAGTAGAGGCCACAGGGGGAGCCAAGCGCACTGCCCAGATCGAGTACGGAGACGACAAGTTCACCAGCATGGTGAGCGTGGGTGACGGCGAGTTCCAGGTCACCGCCTGTGCGGTGCCCAAGACCGGTGGCAAGAGCACCTACGAGCACTACTGTATCCATGCAACCGAGGCGACGGCGTGGCGGTGA